Proteins encoded together in one Pontiella desulfatans window:
- a CDS encoding glycoside hydrolase family 97 protein, which yields MKNIQSITMLIVALLLPSIGSAVVEISSPDGMVSASFDVKDGALLYSVSKDGKSMVSPSKVEIFAGAKMAVTGQTIKKNDSTWKPVWGQFSTIRDHHNELTLNLTADGTPVTLLCRVFDDGLGIRFVLSEESKGQQIAFVSEYRVSAGDNHYTHGGEAGVKGPFALAAQKKYSLPLVSLWDDGAAVALLESDLYSCLGFKHMALRWNAAANAVDASSQSVSTGAGQVTPWRVVLVGDSIAELMENHVVLNLAAPCKLKDTSWIKPGKGLWDWRVHGYDNGEFVYDINTKSFLRYIDFCSEQGIEYVTIDDHWFLSAGNGKMEISPEVDMEKTMNYAKEKGVDVILYYDRKKGDFGDETLFDYYAGLGAVGMKYGFMGSKADFTRESIDAAAENKMLIFHHDGPVPMSGVERTMPNLITREYCHAQQDSRRAFTPESFLKMAMVSALVGPLDQANGNFGIKSINAGERKKGPKKKNSYISTVVSECARCLVVYTGLITLPDAPEEYLKKADLFEYLKQMPSTWDETRVLHAAMGESVSVARRTGNAWFVASVNDQTARTLDVTLDFLEPGKTYAATLYQDAPDSHGVKNPEAYEIKTATVKQGDVVPAKMAVGGGHCMWIQPAE from the coding sequence ATGAAGAATATTCAATCTATCACCATGCTTATCGTGGCACTATTGCTGCCGTCTATCGGATCTGCAGTTGTGGAAATCAGTTCGCCGGACGGGATGGTATCGGCATCGTTTGACGTGAAAGACGGGGCGCTGTTGTATTCGGTATCCAAGGATGGGAAATCGATGGTTTCCCCCTCCAAAGTGGAAATCTTTGCCGGCGCAAAGATGGCGGTCACGGGGCAGACGATTAAGAAAAACGATTCAACCTGGAAGCCGGTGTGGGGGCAGTTCAGCACCATCCGCGACCATCATAACGAGCTGACCCTGAACCTGACGGCGGACGGCACACCGGTGACGTTGCTTTGCCGGGTCTTCGATGACGGTCTGGGAATCCGCTTTGTCCTTTCTGAAGAATCCAAAGGACAGCAGATCGCGTTTGTTTCGGAATACAGAGTGTCCGCGGGCGACAACCACTATACCCATGGTGGAGAGGCGGGGGTGAAAGGCCCGTTCGCACTGGCTGCCCAAAAGAAATATTCCTTACCCCTGGTTTCGCTGTGGGACGATGGTGCGGCGGTTGCGCTGCTGGAGTCGGATCTCTATTCCTGCCTCGGATTCAAACACATGGCGCTTCGCTGGAACGCGGCAGCGAACGCGGTTGATGCGTCAAGCCAGAGCGTTTCAACCGGCGCCGGGCAGGTTACGCCATGGCGGGTCGTTCTGGTGGGGGATTCGATTGCGGAGTTGATGGAGAACCATGTGGTGCTGAACCTGGCCGCACCCTGCAAGTTGAAGGATACCAGCTGGATCAAGCCGGGCAAAGGGCTGTGGGACTGGCGGGTCCATGGCTACGACAACGGCGAGTTTGTCTATGATATCAACACAAAAAGCTTTCTGCGCTATATCGACTTTTGTTCGGAGCAGGGGATTGAATATGTGACGATCGATGACCATTGGTTCCTCTCGGCGGGTAACGGAAAAATGGAAATTTCTCCCGAAGTGGACATGGAAAAGACCATGAACTATGCAAAGGAAAAGGGCGTGGACGTCATTCTCTATTACGACCGCAAGAAAGGGGATTTCGGGGACGAGACGCTTTTCGATTACTATGCCGGGCTGGGCGCCGTCGGGATGAAATATGGATTCATGGGTAGCAAGGCTGATTTCACCCGTGAGTCCATTGATGCTGCGGCGGAGAACAAGATGCTCATCTTCCATCATGACGGGCCGGTGCCGATGAGCGGTGTGGAGCGCACCATGCCGAACCTGATCACCCGCGAATATTGCCACGCGCAGCAGGATAGCCGCCGTGCGTTCACGCCGGAGTCGTTCCTTAAAATGGCGATGGTCAGTGCTTTGGTGGGACCGCTGGACCAGGCCAACGGAAACTTCGGAATCAAAAGCATCAATGCCGGCGAGCGGAAGAAGGGGCCGAAGAAAAAGAACAGCTATATCTCCACGGTGGTCAGCGAATGTGCGCGTTGCCTGGTTGTCTACACCGGCCTGATTACGCTTCCCGACGCGCCGGAAGAATATTTGAAAAAAGCCGATCTGTTTGAATACCTCAAGCAGATGCCATCCACCTGGGATGAGACCCGGGTGCTGCATGCGGCAATGGGGGAATCGGTTTCCGTTGCCCGCCGAACAGGCAATGCCTGGTTCGTCGCTTCGGTCAACGACCAGACGGCGCGGACGCTCGATGTTACGCTCGACTTCCTGGAGCCGGGCAAGACCTATGCGGCCACGCTCTATCAGGATGCGCCGGATTCGCACGGTGTAAAAAATCCGGAAGCCTACGAAATCAAAACCGCAACCGTGAAGCAGGGCGACGTGGTGCCGGCCAAAATGGCCGTCGGCGGCGGCCACTGCATGTGGATCCAGCCGGCAGAATAG
- a CDS encoding glycoside hydrolase family 95 protein has translation MGGFKAILGLFLVVASVAAADERHVLHYDAPAKESVEGKGKKGKGLGYIQTALPLGNGRLGAMFSGGIDAEHLMLNDITLWMNAKRGQDAVSQSSARRVAPADFEQVRKAYREGQYGSGDGSLESLGTKYLSSPEPLGNYAPFTDLWIETGHDPDKVEDYHRALDSRTGLGTVSYAIGNGKFKREFFCSYPHDVVVARYTAQGATLNLTVKTSTKHKGAQVKAAGNRMVLTGEATMVRDHVEFMQVVQVDAGNANVEAQPDGSLTISDASEVTILLAGYCDYLPVYPAFKGRDYKADCEKAISAAAKLGFAALKKAHVDDFSALMNRCRLELDFEPSGKTTDQLVQQASVELENLYFNYGRYLQLSCSRGAPVPSNLQGLWNDSLKPAWNCDYHTDINVQMNYWMTDTANLPGSFRPFVEWMKVLAESGTHTARETFGVEPGWSMGLNGNVFGFTAQNVHGRRGQQSAHWLCQNLFEHYAFNQDRAYLEEIYPIIKGAAEFFVGFLAPWKDGSLVVYPTWSPENTFLSKQHGKLNKQSYGAAWDQQLVLNLFTDCIEASTVLGTDEAFRRTLQEMIPKLCPQKIGQHGQLQEWPEDWDSPTDKHRHISHLIALHPGRDISPLTTKELYEAALVTMAHRGDESTGWSTGWKTCFWSRLHDGDHAHRIYQFLTSKRAYPNLFDFHPPFQIDGNFGGAAGVCEMLLQSHLRSVNPNAKTIEQAAFVAYEKAAGNPKHFVPVVPDGQLAQAPYILHLLPALPSAWPNGKIYGLKARGGFEVDIEWANGKLVKATVRASRESKCRVYANGKLSETIALKKGESRVWK, from the coding sequence ATGGGCGGTTTTAAAGCTATATTGGGGCTATTCCTCGTCGTGGCATCGGTTGCCGCGGCCGACGAGCGGCATGTGTTGCACTATGATGCCCCCGCCAAGGAGTCGGTCGAAGGCAAAGGGAAGAAAGGGAAAGGCCTGGGCTACATCCAGACGGCGTTGCCGCTGGGCAACGGCAGGTTGGGCGCCATGTTTTCCGGCGGGATCGATGCCGAGCATCTGATGCTCAACGACATCACGTTGTGGATGAATGCGAAGCGCGGGCAGGACGCCGTTTCGCAGTCTTCGGCCCGTCGCGTGGCGCCTGCGGATTTCGAGCAGGTGCGCAAGGCGTATCGCGAGGGTCAATACGGCTCCGGGGACGGAAGCTTGGAAAGCCTGGGCACGAAATACCTGAGCAGTCCGGAGCCGCTCGGGAACTATGCGCCGTTCACGGATCTATGGATCGAAACCGGCCACGACCCGGACAAGGTTGAGGACTACCACCGGGCGCTCGATTCGCGCACGGGCCTGGGAACCGTCAGCTATGCGATCGGCAACGGGAAATTCAAACGGGAATTTTTCTGCAGCTATCCGCACGATGTGGTGGTGGCCCGCTATACGGCCCAGGGCGCAACACTCAACCTGACGGTAAAAACCTCCACCAAGCACAAGGGGGCGCAGGTGAAGGCCGCAGGCAACAGGATGGTGCTGACCGGTGAAGCAACGATGGTTCGGGACCATGTCGAATTCATGCAGGTTGTGCAGGTCGATGCCGGGAACGCAAACGTGGAAGCTCAACCGGACGGCTCGTTAACGATTTCGGATGCGTCTGAAGTGACGATTCTCCTGGCGGGCTATTGCGATTATCTGCCGGTTTATCCGGCCTTCAAGGGGCGCGACTACAAAGCGGATTGCGAAAAGGCGATCTCGGCGGCGGCTAAGCTTGGATTCGCCGCCCTTAAAAAAGCGCATGTGGACGATTTTTCGGCGTTGATGAACCGCTGCCGGTTGGAGTTGGATTTCGAGCCTTCGGGCAAGACGACCGACCAGCTCGTTCAGCAAGCGAGCGTGGAGCTGGAAAACCTGTATTTCAATTACGGTCGCTATCTGCAGCTGAGCTGTTCGCGCGGCGCTCCGGTTCCCTCCAATCTGCAGGGACTCTGGAACGATTCGCTAAAACCGGCGTGGAACTGCGATTACCACACCGACATCAATGTGCAGATGAACTATTGGATGACGGATACCGCCAACCTGCCCGGATCGTTCCGGCCGTTTGTGGAATGGATGAAAGTTTTGGCCGAATCAGGCACCCACACCGCCCGCGAAACCTTCGGCGTCGAACCGGGCTGGAGCATGGGGCTTAACGGCAATGTCTTCGGTTTCACCGCGCAGAATGTGCATGGCCGGCGGGGCCAGCAGTCCGCGCATTGGCTGTGCCAAAACCTGTTCGAGCACTATGCCTTCAACCAGGATCGTGCTTATCTTGAAGAGATCTATCCCATCATCAAAGGCGCGGCGGAATTCTTTGTCGGATTCCTCGCCCCATGGAAAGACGGCTCGCTCGTGGTCTACCCGACCTGGTCGCCGGAAAACACCTTTCTCTCCAAGCAACATGGCAAACTCAACAAGCAATCCTATGGCGCGGCGTGGGATCAGCAGCTCGTGCTCAACCTCTTCACCGATTGCATCGAAGCCTCCACGGTTCTTGGAACCGATGAAGCCTTCCGCCGCACGCTGCAGGAGATGATTCCAAAACTCTGCCCGCAGAAGATCGGCCAGCACGGCCAGCTTCAGGAATGGCCGGAAGACTGGGACAGCCCAACGGATAAGCACCGCCATATTTCGCACCTGATCGCCCTACACCCGGGGCGCGATATTTCGCCGCTCACCACAAAGGAACTCTACGAAGCCGCCCTCGTGACCATGGCGCACCGCGGCGACGAATCCACCGGCTGGAGTACGGGCTGGAAAACCTGCTTCTGGTCGCGCCTTCACGATGGCGACCATGCGCACCGGATCTACCAGTTCCTGACCTCGAAACGGGCCTATCCGAACCTGTTCGACTTTCATCCGCCGTTCCAGATCGACGGCAACTTCGGCGGCGCGGCGGGGGTCTGCGAAATGCTGTTGCAAAGCCATCTGCGCAGCGTGAACCCGAATGCGAAGACCATCGAACAGGCCGCGTTTGTTGCCTATGAGAAGGCCGCGGGGAATCCGAAGCATTTTGTGCCGGTGGTGCCGGATGGACAACTGGCCCAGGCCCCCTATATCCTGCATCTGCTTCCCGCATTGCCGTCGGCCTGGCCAAACGGGAAAATCTACGGGCTCAAGGCGCGCGGTGGATTCGAGGTCGATATCGAGTGGGCGAACGGCAAGCTGGTTAAAGCCACGGTCCGCGCCTCCCGCGAAAGCAAATGCCGCGTCTACGCGAACGGCAAGCTGAGCGAAACCATTGCGCTGAAAAAAGGTGAATCCAGAGTCTGGAAGTAG
- a CDS encoding GH116 family glycosyl hydrolase has translation MREKEIVKRIAWWMCVLLYTAAAQAVPLTDSGTYFVAGGNPQVNESVIRSGKNNNGQIEFIGYATFDLSGVAAEDGVSLSCNLKAFSGKPSGLVVDYLGTFGDGDLDVESGAEWTAASAESSLSLSPKGKSFAVNMGLPADSLVSRYAVFRFKNEQKASQWDLSSLKLTLAEGAAVQVEQKAEEPSRNPMETAELYHKMVPAEKELDPDWVESLTERGHPLDAAIRGYKADDSLQYIGMPVGGIACGSLIIDGAGQLYAWDVFGAQPKGIIDQDVELPEGYLGFKNGLRKTIRIHDGANFMNPPTVEKFPPPVKSGFALKIKGGSEFKLGSDDWESVEFEGQWPVGNVTYADSSSPVSVQLAAYSPFIPLNVEDSKLPATVMAYTLVNGSSKPVSVEFEGWLEVPGRNAQLQSESYDGATGFSLMIPKMGKKAGGSLGLTVVGDAKAVVNDDANGLCVSAQLAPGERKTIPFLITWRFNHDAYAKKFNNSAAVAGYVASNFERLSSQTRCWAKTWNDTTLPQWFMDRAMAPASTMQTANLQFAGERLWAWEGIGAGSGTCTHVWQYAQAMARLFPSLERNLREVTDFGLYQMPDGGVPFRPSKDKTKVAIDGQCGTVLRSYREHQMSVDDEFLKRNWPAIKKAVNYLIEFDKNDDAYDGLLDGEQHNTLDAEWYGKVHVLCSLYLAALRAGEEMAIEMGDAGFEKLCRDTYEMGSRNIEKLYNGEYYEQLEDPNHADAIGVGPGVYIDQVYGQFWANQVGLGRLYNEEHIRSALNAIWKYNYLTDVGPFREVFKKGRFYAWKGDGGVIMCSWPNGGVTEKQREFWTYGYFNEVMSGFEHQLAAHMIAERDPELLTKGLAVMRTIHDRYAPAKRNPYNEIEFSDFYARAMASYGSFLAACGFTYNGPAGTIGFDPVIHPENFRAPFTAAEGWGTFCQTIGKEGMQAELAVNWGRVKLQTIRLNPQGLKAETVEVSLDGKKLNATLVKHEGGVAVELGAPVSIAVGQTLGVDIGRL, from the coding sequence ATGAGGGAGAAAGAGATTGTGAAACGAATTGCCTGGTGGATGTGCGTACTGCTGTATACTGCGGCGGCGCAGGCCGTACCGTTAACGGATTCCGGAACGTATTTTGTCGCGGGTGGAAACCCGCAGGTGAACGAAAGCGTGATCCGCTCCGGCAAAAACAACAACGGCCAGATTGAATTCATTGGGTACGCGACCTTTGATCTGTCCGGTGTCGCTGCGGAAGATGGCGTTTCGCTGTCGTGCAACTTAAAGGCCTTTTCCGGCAAGCCCTCCGGACTGGTGGTGGATTATCTTGGAACCTTCGGTGATGGCGACCTCGATGTGGAGAGCGGTGCGGAATGGACTGCGGCCTCGGCGGAGAGCAGTCTCTCCCTTTCCCCGAAAGGGAAAAGCTTTGCTGTAAACATGGGGCTTCCCGCTGATTCGCTGGTGAGCCGCTACGCGGTGTTTCGTTTTAAAAATGAACAGAAAGCATCCCAATGGGATCTTTCCTCGCTCAAGCTGACCCTTGCCGAAGGCGCGGCGGTTCAGGTTGAACAGAAGGCTGAGGAGCCGTCGAGGAATCCGATGGAGACGGCGGAGTTGTACCACAAAATGGTTCCCGCCGAAAAAGAGCTGGATCCGGATTGGGTGGAGTCATTGACCGAACGCGGGCATCCGCTCGATGCGGCCATTCGCGGTTACAAGGCGGACGATTCGCTCCAGTATATCGGCATGCCCGTCGGCGGCATTGCCTGCGGATCGTTGATCATCGATGGTGCGGGGCAGCTGTATGCCTGGGATGTTTTTGGTGCGCAGCCCAAGGGAATCATTGATCAGGATGTCGAGCTGCCGGAGGGTTACCTCGGGTTTAAAAACGGATTGCGGAAAACCATTCGTATTCATGACGGCGCGAACTTCATGAATCCGCCGACGGTTGAGAAATTTCCACCGCCGGTGAAGAGCGGCTTTGCGCTGAAAATCAAAGGAGGCTCCGAATTTAAACTGGGTTCTGACGATTGGGAGTCGGTTGAATTTGAGGGCCAGTGGCCCGTCGGCAATGTCACCTATGCAGATTCCTCGTCCCCGGTCAGCGTGCAACTGGCGGCGTATTCGCCGTTCATTCCTTTGAACGTCGAAGACTCGAAACTCCCGGCAACGGTGATGGCCTATACGCTGGTCAACGGATCATCAAAACCGGTTTCGGTCGAGTTTGAAGGCTGGTTGGAGGTGCCGGGTCGGAATGCCCAGCTGCAATCCGAATCCTATGACGGGGCCACCGGTTTTTCCCTGATGATTCCGAAGATGGGCAAAAAAGCGGGAGGCTCCCTGGGGTTGACCGTGGTGGGCGATGCAAAAGCAGTTGTAAACGACGATGCGAACGGCCTGTGCGTTTCGGCCCAGCTGGCTCCGGGCGAGCGCAAAACCATTCCGTTTCTCATCACCTGGCGGTTCAATCATGATGCCTATGCGAAGAAGTTCAACAACTCGGCGGCGGTCGCTGGCTATGTTGCCAGCAATTTTGAGCGCCTTTCGTCGCAGACCCGTTGCTGGGCTAAAACGTGGAATGATACGACGCTTCCGCAATGGTTTATGGATCGGGCGATGGCCCCGGCGAGTACCATGCAGACGGCCAACCTGCAGTTTGCCGGCGAGCGCTTGTGGGCATGGGAAGGCATCGGTGCCGGGTCGGGCACCTGCACGCATGTGTGGCAATACGCCCAGGCGATGGCGCGCCTGTTTCCCTCGTTGGAACGCAACCTTCGCGAGGTAACGGATTTCGGCCTCTATCAGATGCCGGACGGCGGTGTTCCGTTCCGCCCGTCGAAGGATAAGACCAAGGTCGCGATCGATGGACAGTGCGGCACCGTGCTGCGTTCCTACCGCGAGCACCAGATGTCGGTGGATGATGAGTTCCTGAAGCGCAACTGGCCGGCGATCAAAAAGGCGGTCAACTATCTGATCGAGTTCGATAAAAACGACGATGCCTACGACGGACTGCTGGATGGCGAGCAGCACAATACGCTCGATGCGGAATGGTACGGCAAGGTGCACGTGCTCTGTTCGCTCTATCTCGCCGCGCTGCGTGCCGGAGAAGAGATGGCCATTGAAATGGGTGATGCCGGTTTTGAGAAGCTCTGCCGCGATACCTATGAAATGGGCAGCAGGAATATCGAGAAGCTCTACAACGGGGAATACTACGAGCAACTCGAAGACCCGAACCACGCCGATGCAATCGGCGTCGGCCCCGGTGTCTACATCGATCAGGTCTACGGCCAATTCTGGGCCAATCAGGTCGGGCTTGGACGGCTCTATAACGAGGAACACATCCGCTCCGCGCTGAACGCCATTTGGAAATACAACTATCTGACCGATGTCGGCCCCTTCCGCGAAGTGTTTAAAAAAGGACGCTTCTACGCATGGAAAGGCGACGGCGGCGTCATCATGTGTTCGTGGCCCAACGGCGGGGTTACCGAGAAGCAACGCGAGTTCTGGACGTATGGGTACTTCAACGAAGTCATGTCCGGATTCGAGCACCAGCTCGCGGCCCACATGATTGCCGAGCGCGATCCCGAGCTGCTCACCAAAGGACTCGCCGTTATGCGGACGATCCACGACCGCTATGCTCCGGCCAAGCGCAACCCCTACAACGAAATCGAGTTTTCCGATTTCTATGCGCGCGCCATGGCGTCGTACGGCAGTTTCCTCGCCGCCTGCGGATTCACCTATAACGGCCCCGCCGGCACCATCGGTTTCGACCCGGTCATTCATCCGGAAAACTTCCGTGCACCGTTCACCGCCGCCGAAGGGTGGGGCACCTTTTGCCAGACCATCGGCAAAGAAGGGATGCAGGCTGAACTCGCCGTGAACTGGGGCCGCGTGAAACTCCAGACGATTCGGTTGAATCCGCAGGGGTTGAAGGCGGAAACGGTCGAAGTGTCGCTCGATGGGAAGAAACTGAACGCGACGCTGGTAAAGCATGAGGGCGGGGTTGCGGTCGAACTCGGTGCCCCGGTCTCCATTGCTGTTGGCCAGACCCTTGGGGTGGACATCGGGAGGTTGTGA
- a CDS encoding sulfatase: MKKMKCNTSWPGMLTTLALGACMVALAAGGAGKQPNIVFIVADDLGPGWVDFDGSHPEINTPNLERLARSGMVFTKAYAAATVCSPTRAALITGMSPAQIGLTTHIPGIAGRERPAPKGGPRDAETLKHLPLELPSYARELKKQGYATGFLGKWHLAGEGSVKSKDGIVDSRYHPEHYGFDINIGGCAYGQPRSWFDPYRNGTVEDRQKGEYLTDRLGDEAVSFIEANQKKPFHLSLWFYSVHTPIKAPKELVQKNGGNAYLAMLESMDGAVGKVLDALEATGTRGNTMVVFYSDNGGDKPTSWLADKKGSMLEGGLRVPMAVSWPGIIKSGTQTDVPVNSMDFFPTFVHAAGGATQGISQLEGLDLMPLFQGAEKLDRDALYWHYPHNRPDVTYYMGSSILQGDWKFYEGHGTIPDALFNLGDDPMETTNLMKQNPELAERMHGKLAKWLRAVDAKMPPPVDGQQTAGKSRK; this comes from the coding sequence ATGAAGAAAATGAAGTGTAATACATCTTGGCCCGGCATGCTGACGACGCTCGCGTTGGGCGCATGCATGGTTGCGTTGGCAGCGGGGGGCGCTGGGAAACAACCCAATATTGTTTTTATCGTGGCGGATGACCTCGGGCCGGGGTGGGTTGATTTTGACGGGAGCCATCCCGAAATCAACACGCCGAACCTCGAACGGTTGGCCCGGAGCGGAATGGTGTTCACCAAGGCGTATGCCGCGGCCACGGTTTGCTCGCCAACCCGCGCCGCACTGATCACCGGCATGTCGCCGGCGCAAATTGGCCTGACCACGCATATCCCCGGAATTGCCGGAAGGGAGCGCCCGGCACCGAAGGGCGGACCGCGGGATGCGGAAACGCTTAAACATTTGCCGCTGGAGCTGCCCAGCTATGCCCGTGAGTTGAAAAAACAGGGTTATGCAACCGGCTTTCTCGGGAAGTGGCATTTGGCCGGCGAAGGTTCGGTAAAGTCGAAAGACGGTATCGTAGACAGCCGCTACCATCCGGAGCATTACGGTTTTGATATTAATATCGGCGGGTGTGCCTATGGGCAGCCCAGGTCGTGGTTCGATCCCTACCGAAATGGAACCGTCGAGGATCGCCAGAAGGGTGAATACCTGACGGATCGTCTGGGCGACGAAGCGGTTTCGTTCATTGAGGCCAACCAGAAGAAGCCCTTTCATCTATCCTTGTGGTTCTACTCGGTGCACACCCCGATCAAGGCCCCGAAAGAGCTGGTTCAAAAGAACGGCGGGAATGCCTATCTGGCCATGCTGGAAAGCATGGACGGCGCTGTCGGCAAGGTGCTGGATGCCCTCGAGGCCACCGGAACGCGTGGCAACACCATGGTTGTTTTCTATTCCGATAATGGGGGCGACAAGCCGACCTCGTGGCTGGCGGATAAGAAAGGTTCGATGCTGGAGGGAGGGCTCCGGGTGCCGATGGCGGTCAGCTGGCCGGGGATCATCAAGTCCGGAACCCAGACCGATGTGCCGGTGAACAGCATGGACTTTTTCCCAACCTTTGTGCACGCGGCGGGCGGGGCGACCCAGGGGATTAGCCAGCTGGAAGGGCTGGATCTGATGCCGCTTTTCCAGGGGGCGGAAAAACTGGACCGCGACGCCCTCTACTGGCACTACCCGCACAACCGGCCCGATGTGACCTATTACATGGGCAGCTCCATTCTCCAGGGCGACTGGAAGTTTTATGAAGGGCACGGAACGATTCCGGATGCGTTGTTCAACCTAGGGGACGATCCAATGGAAACCACGAATCTGATGAAGCAGAATCCCGAGCTGGCGGAACGCATGCATGGTAAGCTTGCCAAGTGGCTGCGTGCGGTGGATGCCAAAATGCCGCCTCCGGTGGACGGCCAGCAAACCGCCGGAAAATCAAGGAAATGA